From the genome of Vairimorpha necatrix chromosome 8, complete sequence:
TACTCTTAATATTCCACCGGCAAGGTAATATTCAGTATCGGGATTCGCGTAAAATTCTGGATGATGATCTTCAGACTTGAAGTGGATTTTCCAACCTACATTGAATAATGTGATAAAGAAATCTTTAATATCATTCTTTATCAGTTTATTCCAAGACTCGACCAATTTACTTGTTTTATCATTGGcgataaaaaacttaaaggTGTAACCTATTGATAGGTCCAGTAGATATTTTGACCAATCATGACAAAATATGTTTACCATATTGCAATCAGGCAAGAATTCAAGTAACTCGCTGTAATTGTCAAATAGAAGACTTTTATGGACGACAATTTCATcgtaatgtttttttactcCGTATTTGTTGTAAATCAGATCAGGCAAGATACCGCTTTTATTTGTTAACAAATCAATTTCAAGATTTTTCCATTCATCCAAAGTAAGTCTGTTTAATGAAATTAGTATTTGATCGTCAGAATTACCGCTTTCAGTTCCGAGTTGCAAGTTATGGATCAGTTCGTacatttcattattttccAGATATAAACGAATATGATTCTCAATATCTTGAATCTTCAAAGACACAGCATCATTGTCAATTTTCCagttattattttcaatagCTTGCTTAGTGAATTTCGCAAACAATTCACTTGTCTCGGCCAAtttagttttaaatttttcaatatctGCATTCGCTGCAAATTCATAAGATTCGTTATACGTGACATTATAAAGCCTTTGCAATATAAGCATTGTCATTAATCTTTCTCTTGGCCAATTATATTCTTTCGCTTTATTTAGTATAATATCGGCTGTAAATAATGGAGTAGTCGATTTCACGATAAACTTTTTATCTTGATTTTCTGAATTAGATGTTGCTAAAATAGAATTTAAGAATAGTAAAGTCGTATTGATCAGATTCATTGACCCCTAGGGAggattttatttaaatacttttttttttgattaaattaaattaaaaaaataacgacatttatcaaaataattaaaataaacaataatagACCAAAATCTATCTGCTTTTGACATGTATCACGAAATAAAATCAGTATTATTTGGCTGtcataaatttacaaataattagctaaatcaaattataaaattataggagtaaaatagattttttttgtgattagcatttacttaaaaaaggttttgtttatgaaaataaatttttaatttactGTCAAATATCTtatcttatttttgtaaCTGTCCTGTTTCATCAaagatttagaaaataaaaagggAGAATTCGAAATTTGAGAGGCTATCTCATCAGAAAATAAAGTCTTTCTtagaacaaataaataaaagtcCAAATAATGATATAAATCTTGGAAGTagcattttaaaaagttaacaaaaatagcgtctaaacatttaaatctttaataaGCTGttgcaaatattttttttatattaaaagtttatttataaacagattttatatataaatgttttattttatattatttccATCTCTACTTTACTGCATATTTCTTTACAAATCTCATGTCCATTTTTCCTACAAAattctaatatttcttCGTCTATCAACTTTGTATATACTTGACTTACTGTTTGTAATAATTCCAAATGTGATAACTTCGTAGTCTgtttaaacatttttttcaaatatttttgtacaCAAATCAAATCTAAACTGTATTTTTTCGCTAATATAAATCTTAAGAGTACTGGTGTACAttgatcatttttttttataatttgttcTACGATATCGTCCAcgtgttttaattttgagtGTGTCAGTGCAGCTCCTAAAATACGACATTCTTTACTTGATAGATCTTCAGCtagtattttatataaatctcTTGTTTTTACTAGTTTTAGTAAATCTTTCCAATCTTTAACTGGTAGTTtcttgtttgtttttaataaatttctgAATTTTGACCATGGAGTTTTTTCTGtaattttatctaaatttttaattatttgttttacaACTGACAAGTTGACGGTTTCTTCTGACATTTAAAAGGGTGTAGAAATTTTCATCAAAATTCTTACTTCTATATCaatataaatgtataaatagtattgtttgttttaattgtattaattaaatctaattttaaaatacagttaattttataaactaCTAATAAATAAGACGACTTATCAAATGTacgttatttttttaactacCCCAATGTTCTCAAGTATTTTACTACAGACAGATTCGGATAAAGACATTACTCTTCTAAATACATCAAAAATACTCTGCACTAAAGATCTGTCCACTACTAataatagatttatataCACAGTCTCAGATAAGTTAAGAATCTACAGATTAAATCCATATTCTCTAGTGgaagaaattgaaattaaatTGAAGGTTGATCTTATTTTGGTAATTAAAAACgacattttttatgtgGGCGAAGGGCgacttataaaaaacatgaaaGAGAATATTTCATTACAAGAAAGTGTTTTTGGCATTTCTAATGTTGAAGATAAAGTTGGAGTCCAGTTTGCAGAtaaattagttttataCGATTTTGATCTAAACAAAGTCAAAGAGTACAAATGTACCTCGTCTTTTTATGTAGACGGTGTCTTATTACTTGGATATAAGAATCATCTACAGATTATCACTAGATCGGCCttagatatttatttagaagATGATATTACGTGTATTACATGTGATATATTGTTTAGTAGAATATTTTGCGGGTCTACTAGTGGGAAGATTtaccaaataaatatggaCGGAACTCCCAATAAAATACTTGACTATCATGAAACAAGCGTGAAGTTTGTAAAAATGAGCATGTGTgatagatttttatattctgcGGATGAAAGTGGCTTGTTATTAATTTGGGAGGATGTTGTAGTAGACAGAGTGAAATTAGACAACATAAAAGGATTAGAAGTTTACATTTAATAcacaataaattaatatactACTTAAAAGAGAGCAGTATGGCagtaaaaaagatttacactagtttttatagtaaaaattcaaaatatgaaataatGGGCATTTGTGACACCCAGTATATAATAGcaaatatcattttaaaaataattaaaagtttaaatacaaaataaatataataaatttatttcctTACCCTTTAATGTCCCAGGCTGTAGACcacaaatttaaatttattttattaggCGAAAGTAATGTGGGCAAAACTGCTCTACTCAGAAAATACAAAACAGATGACTTCCAAGAATCACTAATGTCTACTATTGGTATCGACAccataacaaaaaaaatatttattaataaaaaacccatcttattagaaatttggGACACTGCAGGTCaagaaagattttttagtataacAAAATCTTACTATAGAAATGCAGACGGCATTTTTTTAGTCTTCGATTTGTCGGTAGAAAACACTTTAAAAAGTGTAGATAGGTGGTATAAAACAATAGAAAATGCGGAAGACGTGCCAATATTTCTTATAGGAAATAAAAGGGATTTAATAAGTGACAGTGTACATGAAAGCATAAAAAGTAGACTTCCTGGTACTATGAAGTATTTTAGTACTAGTGCTAAATATGGATTGAATgtaagtaaaatttttgaagaaatgggaaaaattttactgaaaaaaaataaaaagaaaaaaacagtAAATGAGAAGATTGTATTAAATAAGAAGAGTAAAAGAAGGACATGTTGTTAAAAATaccaataataaatatatttatacaaatttttaaattttattggtTTGATTTTCGTTTCagtttttgattttacgtttcaattttattggtttatgtttttgatCTGTAAATTCCAATTTAATTGGTTGACATTTGCTtctgtttttaaatatccAATTCTTTATcacaatttattttttccgcgtttttttgatttgtcagttgttttttaaattcttgatttcatttttttcatgtttttattttttttactgtttTACTCCAAACAAATAATCATTACTCCATACGGGAATCACAACAAACACCTCATTAAATTACAGGATACTTTCCTTATTACCAGAAATTTTGCTAAGTATAAAGAATACAGTGATGAATTTAGAGTAGATGACAATGACGATACCTTTATTTCCCAAAAAGGATTTTTTatctgtaaaaaaaatgaagatgAAATTTTTCCTTGTAAAACTAATAGGAAAAAAATCAAGTTTACTTTTTTACCAAAaaggaatttttataatttgatttCTGATGATAAAATGTGTCTTAGTGTTTATAGAAAAGATAAAGTGTTGGGTGGCGAGTTGGTTAGATTAGAGAAGTGTAATGATGGTGTAAATCAGAGGTTTGAGTTTTATGATGTAGTAAATACTGAGAATGAAAATGAAGACGAGACATATTTACAGATTTCCCCCtgataattttatgtaaattttctaatttttagtaataaatttttttttttaaaaaaaaatttattaaatagaattaaaatttctttacaTTTTGTTGATTTGGTTGTACACTTCTTTGATTACTTTACTATCTCCTTCAATACTTATAAATCCATTTATTCCTACGctacatttaaaattatatttctgCCCGATTTTCTGTAAAAAGTCCCCCACATAAATCATTTGACTTTTCCACACTgttattttgaatatttttccTTCTACTTTCCCGAAGTTTTCTCCTACACATGACAATATTGGCTCTAGCCCCGTGTCCACAATTTTACAGAGTACCCAGTCATCTTTCTTTATATCTGGTCTATTTCTCTTACTCGCGTTTGTAAAACTCAGTACTGGCAATATTCCCAAGTATGTGTCTAAATCTACTTTATAATATTCTGAAGATGTGTAGATGACTCTACCTAAGACTATGTCGTCAATGTATGGGAAATATCTATTGGTTTTTGATAAGACGAATAAATGGTCTTGGATTTTACAGAGAGTGCCGAATACATAAGATTTGAGGATattgtcttttttataaaggcCCAGAGAAAAAGAGCCTTTTTGGGTTATTTCGTCCCCGGGGAAGACAACATgtaattttgtaaatctcattataaaaaaaggggcagGGATTTAGAAAGAGGctatgtaaaatattagtaCGCTTTTTTTGATGAATAATAATTTGGTATCTTTTTTGACATGATTTtaaagcaaaaaaaaattgtcaagaaaaaattttcacctttgtaaaaaatattaccagtgtttaataatttatatgaataaaataaagcaatatttcttttttttaaatatattccTGGTTTATTGTAATAATCTTTCTACATCTTGTCTCATTTGTGTATCATCACAATGCATCCCTTTGATTATCTCAATCATCTCTTCATctaaatcttctttttttattatattcatCACTTTACTCCTTACATTTATTACTTCATCTCTCAATAAcctttttataaatctcGTCTTATATTTCTTATCAAATGCATAATACGCTTCACTACTAGTAATCCTCACCAAATACGAATTATTCATCATATCTTCCATTTTCTCTTCTAATTCTTTACTCCACTCagatttaattattaattctttCAAAACAAGTCCTGCTTTATTTCTTACTTCGTAGACTGGATCAGtcaaatattgaaaaagcGTGTCTTGTAAATGTCTCTGTACCAATTTATCATTATGATCTACAATATGTAAAATTGTAtctaatatttctattttaatacgccaaatattattttttggtAAACTTCTTATTATTGGTAGACtgattttttcataaatatcTTCTCTGTGAATACATAGAAGCTCTTTTCTTACCAACCACGACTCGTCATTGACAACATCGTCAAGTAAATCGTCGTGTAAATGACAAATTTTTTGGACTGCAAGTTTTCTGACATTTTCAGATTtgtcatttataaaaatttgtgcaaattttttactaatttcAAAAGGCAGAGGTGAACTTTCTTGATCCTCgaaatttcttctattatCATTAATATTCTCCACTAATTTAAGTCTTATACATTCTTCTGGATctttagataaaatattatacaaatttattttatcatcaACACTAAAATAccctatttttttaactaaaGATAACCTTTTTCTCCACGATTTTGATAAAGAAATTTgtgttattaaaaaatttttttgttttataaaaatcaatatatcAGGTACTAGACATTGTATATATTCATattgattattatttaacaTATTAgcaatatttaataattcgTCATCATTAAAAACAGGCGAGtcgtatttatttattgacTTGACAGCTTCTTTTACAACAAGTCCTATTGGATCagaaaatgatttttttaaaaaatttttagtacCAGGAAGATTTACTATAATTTGCGGGACGGCGCATctttgattaaaaaatttacttttttgtaaatttgtAATGTATTCGTGAGTTAAAGAAggattttttaatagaatTTGATGGATTACAGAACAAACACTGTTTCTGTTTTCTATTAGTAAAAGGGAGCAAAGAGGCAGAATTTCGGGGGAAATTATTGAATTTGAAGTTAGGTAGgaaataagtttttttgtGAGATCGAGTTCCTTGCCTATGAGGGATTGAAGGTTTAGAAGGTCTGGAGTTTGAAAAGTTGAGAAATCGATATTTGAGAAATCAACATTTTCCATAAGGGCGgaaaattaagaaaaaagaagtttcaaaatttattggtCTATGAAAATCTAGacatgtaaaaatttaaatatgcTGGACAtgtaaaaatctaaatatgCTAGACATGTAAAACTtgtaaaaatctaaatatgCTAGACATGTTAAActtgtaaaatttaaatatgtttaaaatgtaaaaatctaaatttgCTAGACAtgtaaaaatctaaatttgCTAGACAtgtaaaaatctaaatatgttaaatttgtaaaaattatttaaatatgcTGGACTTGTAAAATTCGTctagttttattttccatttcCCCTTCATGAATTTTTCTGTTTCTAATTTTCGCACTGACGAGAAGCTTTTCTCGATTcacattaataaaaatatttacacaGGAGGTACTTCTACTTTTCTCAAAGATGTGAGTAATAATgttattttgtataaacATGACAAGTCTATTACTCATATTACAAGTAGTGGGCCTTTCCTGGCTTGTAGTAGTTACGACTGTACAGTCTCAATATTCAAGGTCGAGAACATTGTCTATAAGTTAGAAGATGTCATTGAAGGACCAGACACAGAAATAAAATGCGTGTCTTTTGATTCTTCAAATTCTTGGCTGGCTTTCGCCACTAGGGGCAA
Proteins encoded in this window:
- a CDS encoding WD40 repeat domain-containing protein, producing MFSSILLQTDSDKDITLLNTSKILCTKDLSTTNNRFIYTVSDKLRIYRLNPYSLVEEIEIKLKVDLILVIKNDIFYVGEGRLIKNMKENISLQESVFGISNVEDKVGVQFADKLVLYDFDLNKVKEYKCTSSFYVDGVLLLGYKNHLQIITRSALDIYLEDDITCITCDILFSRIFCGSTSGKIYQINMDGTPNKILDYHETSVKFVKMSMCDRFLYSADESGLLLIWEDVVVDRVKLDNIKGLEVYI
- a CDS encoding serine/threonine-protein phosphatase 2A gives rise to the protein MENVDFSNIDFSTFQTPDLLNLQSLIGKELDLTKKLISYLTSNSIISPEILPLCSLLLIENRNSVCSVIHQILLKNPSLTHEYITNLQKSKFFNQRCAVPQIIVNLPGTKNFLKKSFSDPIGLVVKEAVKSINKYDSPVFNDDELLNIANMLNNNQYEYIQCLVPDILIFIKQKNFLITQISLSKSWRKRLSLVKKIGYFSVDDKINLYNILSKDPEECIRLKLVENINDNRRNFEDQESSPLPFEISKKFAQIFINDKSENVRKLAVQKICHLHDDLLDDVVNDESWLVRKELLCIHREDIYEKISLPIIRSLPKNNIWRIKIEILDTILHIVDHNDKLVQRHLQDTLFQYLTDPVYEVRNKAGLVLKELIIKSEWSKELEEKMEDMMNNSYLVRITSSEAYYAFDKKYKTRFIKRLLRDEVINVRSKVMNIIKKEDLDEEMIEIIKGMHCDDTQMRQDVERLLQ
- a CDS encoding Rab GTPase, whose amino-acid sequence is MSQAVDHKFKFILLGESNVGKTALLRKYKTDDFQESLMSTIGIDTITKKIFINKKPILLEIWDTAGQERFFSITKSYYRNADGIFLVFDLSVENTLKSVDRWYKTIENAEDVPIFLIGNKRDLISDSVHESIKSRLPGTMKYFSTSAKYGLNVSKIFEEMGKILLKKNKKKKTVNEKIVLNKKSKRRTCC
- a CDS encoding ricin B lectin (RBL3a), translating into MFLFFLLFYSKQIIITPYGNHNKHLIKLQDTFLITRNFAKYKEYSDEFRVDDNDDTFISQKGFFICKKNEDEIFPCKTNRKKIKFTFLPKRNFYNLISDDKMCLSVYRKDKVLGGELVRLEKCNDGVNQRFEFYDVVNTENENEDETYLQISP
- a CDS encoding RRP40; translation: MRFTKLHVVFPGDEITQKGSFSLGLYKKDNILKSYVFGTLCKIQDHLFVLSKTNRYFPYIDDIVLGRVIYTSSEYYKVDLDTYLGILPVLSFTNASKRNRPDIKKDDWVLCKIVDTGLEPILSCVGENFGKVEGKIFKITVWKSQMIYVGDFLQKIGQKYNFKCSVGINGFISIEGDSKVIKEVYNQINKM